A window of the Helianthus annuus cultivar XRQ/B chromosome 4, HanXRQr2.0-SUNRISE, whole genome shotgun sequence genome harbors these coding sequences:
- the LOC110898253 gene encoding cell division protein FtsZ homolog 2-2, chloroplastic isoform X1, with product MATCIPASLIPIDARSSMGVLTVFGGRVRSLKINRGFSNSSYKIAYKPQIKCMANSHNINQFNNKDQIFKLHPEVSTINPNVTEILRDLPSSDDYNGAKIKVIGVGGGGSNAVNRMIESAMTGVEFWIVNTDVQALRLSPVFPEQRLQIGEELTRGLGAGGNPDVGMNAAKESRESIEEAVYGSDMVFVTAGMGGGTGTGGAPVIAGVAKSMGILTVGIVTTPFSFEGRRRAVQAQEGIASLRENVDTLIVIPNDKLLTAVSPSTPVTEAFNLADDILRQGVRGISDIITIPGLVNVDFADVRAIMENAGSSLMGIGTATGKTRARDAALNAIQSPLLDIGIERATGIVWNITGGSDLTLFEVNAAAEVIYDLVDPSANLIFGAVIDPSISGQVSITLIATGFKRQEESDGRTPQGGQADVVGMNRRSPAFTEGGSVEIPEFLRKKGRSRYPRA from the exons ATGGCAACATGTATACCAGCGTCATTGATTCCGATAGATGCTCGGAGTTCGATGGGGGTATTGACTGTTTTTGGTGGGAGAGTAAGATCCTTAAAGATAAATCGTGGGTTTTCGAATTCAAGCTACAAGATTGCTTATAAACCTCAAATTAAATGCATGGCGAATTCACACAACATCAATCAGTTTAACAACAAAGATCAGATTTTCAAGCTCCACCCTGAAGTCTCAACAATTAATCCCAATGTTACTGAGATTTTGAGAGATTTACCGAGTTCTGATGATTATAACGGGGCTAAGATTAAAGTAATCGGTGTTGGAGGAGGTGGGTCGAATGCTGTTAATCGCATGATCGAGAGTGCGATGACGGGTGTTGAGTTTTGGATTGTAAATACAGATGTTCAAGCCTTGAGGTTGTCCCCTGTTTTCCCTGAACAACGATTGCAAATCGGGGAAGAGTTGACCCGTGGGCTTGGTGCTGGTGGTAACCCGGATGTCGGTATGAATGCCGCAAAAGAAAGCAGAGAATCTATCGAAGAAGCTGTTTATGGTTCGGATATGGTTTTCGTGACC GCGGGAATGGGTGGCGGAACAGGTACAGGTGGGGCCCCTGTAATCGCAGGGGTTGCAAAGTCAATGGGCATATTGACCGTTGGTATTGTGACAACTCCGTTCTCATTTGAGGGACGAAGAAGAGCAGTTCAAGCACAAGAAGGAATTGCGTCTTTAAGGGAAAATGTTGACACTCTTATTGTAATTCCAAATGACAAATTATTAACTGCGGTTTCTCCATCTACCCCTGTAACCGAAGCTTTTAATCTGGCTGATGACATCCTTAGACAAGGTGTTCGTGGTATCTCAGACATAATCACG ATACCGGGATTGGTTAATGTTGATTTTGCTGATGTACGAGCGATTATGGAAAATGCAGGGTCGTCATTAATGGGGATAGGAACTGCAACAG GGAAGACAAGGGCACGTGATGCTGCATTGAATGCGATTCAATCACCTTTGCTAGATATTGGTATCGAGAGGGCTACAGGGATTGTGTGGAATATAACCGGTGGTAGTGATTTGACATTGTTTGAG GTGAATGCTGCAGCCGAGGTCATATATGATCTTGTGGATCCAAGCGCAAACTTGATCTTTGGAGCGGTCATCGACCCATCAATAAGTGGTCAA GTTAGCATAACTCTTATAGCAACCGGATTCAAACGACAAGAAGAAAGTGACGGGCGGACCCCCCAG GGTGGTCAAGCAGACGTGGTTGGAATGAATCGACGGTCTCCAGCCTTCACAGAAGGTGGCTCGGTTGAAATCCCAGAGTTTTTAAGGAAGAAAGGGCGGTCGCGCTACCCTCGAGCATAA
- the LOC110898253 gene encoding cell division protein FtsZ homolog 2-2, chloroplastic isoform X2, with amino-acid sequence MATCIPASLIPIDARSSMGVLTVFGGRVRSLKINRGFSNSSYKIAYKPQIKCMANSHNINQFNNKDQIFKLHPEVSTINPNVTEILRDLPSSDDYNGAKIKVIGVGGGGSNAVNRMIESAMTGVEFWIVNTDVQALRLSPVFPEQRLQIGEELTRGLGAGGNPDVGMNAAKESRESIEEAVYGSDMVFVTAGMGGGTGTGGAPVIAGVAKSMGILTVGIVTTPFSFEGRRRAVQAQEGIASLRENVDTLIVIPNDKLLTAVSPSTPVTEAFNLADDILRQGVRGISDIITIPGLVNVDFADVRAIMENAGSSLMGIGTATGKTRARDAALNAIQSPLLDIGIERATGIVWNITGGSDLTLFEVNAAAEVIYDLVDPSANLIFGAVIDPSISGQVSITLIATGFKRQEESDGRTPQVSLQAPSKWQNSDL; translated from the exons ATGGCAACATGTATACCAGCGTCATTGATTCCGATAGATGCTCGGAGTTCGATGGGGGTATTGACTGTTTTTGGTGGGAGAGTAAGATCCTTAAAGATAAATCGTGGGTTTTCGAATTCAAGCTACAAGATTGCTTATAAACCTCAAATTAAATGCATGGCGAATTCACACAACATCAATCAGTTTAACAACAAAGATCAGATTTTCAAGCTCCACCCTGAAGTCTCAACAATTAATCCCAATGTTACTGAGATTTTGAGAGATTTACCGAGTTCTGATGATTATAACGGGGCTAAGATTAAAGTAATCGGTGTTGGAGGAGGTGGGTCGAATGCTGTTAATCGCATGATCGAGAGTGCGATGACGGGTGTTGAGTTTTGGATTGTAAATACAGATGTTCAAGCCTTGAGGTTGTCCCCTGTTTTCCCTGAACAACGATTGCAAATCGGGGAAGAGTTGACCCGTGGGCTTGGTGCTGGTGGTAACCCGGATGTCGGTATGAATGCCGCAAAAGAAAGCAGAGAATCTATCGAAGAAGCTGTTTATGGTTCGGATATGGTTTTCGTGACC GCGGGAATGGGTGGCGGAACAGGTACAGGTGGGGCCCCTGTAATCGCAGGGGTTGCAAAGTCAATGGGCATATTGACCGTTGGTATTGTGACAACTCCGTTCTCATTTGAGGGACGAAGAAGAGCAGTTCAAGCACAAGAAGGAATTGCGTCTTTAAGGGAAAATGTTGACACTCTTATTGTAATTCCAAATGACAAATTATTAACTGCGGTTTCTCCATCTACCCCTGTAACCGAAGCTTTTAATCTGGCTGATGACATCCTTAGACAAGGTGTTCGTGGTATCTCAGACATAATCACG ATACCGGGATTGGTTAATGTTGATTTTGCTGATGTACGAGCGATTATGGAAAATGCAGGGTCGTCATTAATGGGGATAGGAACTGCAACAG GGAAGACAAGGGCACGTGATGCTGCATTGAATGCGATTCAATCACCTTTGCTAGATATTGGTATCGAGAGGGCTACAGGGATTGTGTGGAATATAACCGGTGGTAGTGATTTGACATTGTTTGAG GTGAATGCTGCAGCCGAGGTCATATATGATCTTGTGGATCCAAGCGCAAACTTGATCTTTGGAGCGGTCATCGACCCATCAATAAGTGGTCAA GTTAGCATAACTCTTATAGCAACCGGATTCAAACGACAAGAAGAAAGTGACGGGCGGACCCCCCAGGTATCACTTCAAGCTCCAAGTAAATGGCAGAATTCTGATTTGTAG
- the LOC110898254 gene encoding probable steroid-binding protein 3 has product MELTHDQLKQYDGTDPSKPIYISVKGRIFDVSTGKSFYGPGGSYALFAGKDASRALAKMSKNDEDVIGSLDGLTEKELGVLADWEKKFEANCWFSLCLIP; this is encoded by the coding sequence ATGGAGCTAACACATGATCAGCTAAAGCAATACGACGGCACAGATCCATCAAAACCCATCTACATCAGCGTCAAGGGTCGCATCTTCGACGTGAGCACCGGTAAGTCCTTCTACGGTCCCGGCGGCTCCTACGCCCTCTTCGCCGGCAAAGATGCTAGCCGGGCCCTAGCGAAGATGAGCAAGAACGATGAAGATGTCATCGGATCGCTTGACGGACTCACCGAAAAGGAGCTGGGTGTTCTTGCTGATTGGGAAAAGAAATTCGAAGCTAATTGTTGGTTCTCTCTCTGCTTAATTCCATAA